CGGGCTGGGACGCCTTCGAGGTCGCCGTACGCGCACTGCTCGGCCAGCAGGTCTCGGTCGCCGCCGCGCGCACCCTCGCCGGTCGGTTGGTGGCGCGCTGCGCAACCCCGCTGGCCGCGAGCGACGCGGCCGCGCTCACGCACGTCTTCCCCACGCCGCACGCGGTCGGGCAGGCAAATCTCGACAAGCTCGGACTTCCGCAATCGCGTATCGATGCGTTGCAGGGCATGGCACGGGCGGTCGCGGACGGCTCGCTGGTGCTCGCCGCACCGGAAGGCGTTGACGCCTTCGTCGAGCACTTCTCGCGACTGCCCGGCATCGGCCGCTGGACCGCCGAATACGTCGCGATGCGGGCACTCGCGGAGCCCGATGCGTTTCCGGCCGGCGATCTCGGCGTTCGCAAGGCGCTCGCGATGAACGGTCGCCTGCCGAGCGAACGTGAAACGCGTGCGATCGCCGAGGCGTGGCGGCCGTGGCGTGCCTACGCGGCGCTCGCACTGTGGCGTGACCTCTCGAAACCGAAGCCATCGAACAGCAAACCGCGGAGGCGTTCATGACGCTCGACATCGCAACCGTTTCGACTCCGATCGGCCCGATCACGTTGATCGCGCGCGACGGCAAACTCGTGGGGCTCGAGTTCTCGGCCAGGAAAGACCGCGTGCGGTGGTTGCGCAAGCGCCTCACTGACCATCTCGGCGAGTTCGACACTCGCGAGCACAAAGACCCCGCCGGAGCCGCGACGCGGCTGCGCCGCTATTTCGCAGGTGACTCGAACGCGCTCGACGATCAACCGGTCGAGCTGCACGGCACCGAGTTCGAACGCTCGGTGTGGAAGCAGCTCAAGCGCATTCCGACCGGACGCACGATCAGTTACCGCACGCTCGCGGAGCGAGTCGGCCAGCCGTCGGCGGCGCGTGCCGTGGGGGGAGCGAACGGCCGCAACCCGATCGCGTTGTTCGTACCGTGTCACCGCGTGATCGCGGCCGACGGCACGCTCGGCGGCTACGGCGGCGGGCTCGATCGCAAGCGGCAGTTGCTGAAGCTCGAGGGGGCGCTCGAGCCGACGTTGTTGTAGGAGTCGGGCGACGATCACACCGATCGTCGCCCAATCTCCTTGCATCGATTCCGGCCCGCATGCCTCTAATGCCCGCATGCGCGTGCTCTTCTGGTTTCGCAAGGACCTGCGACTCGACGACAACACGGGACTCCACGAGGCCGCGCGCGATGCGAGCGGCGACGTGGTGCCGTTCTTTGCGAGTGAACCGGCACTCCTTGGCCGACCCGACATCGCCGCCACGCGCGTACGGTTCGTCCTCGACTCGCTCGCCGACCTCTCGGCCGCCATCGATCGCACCGGCTCGCGGCTGGCACTCGATCATGGCGACGCCACCGAGACCGTGCTGCGCGCGGCGCAGACCGCTCACGCCGACGCGGTGTACTGGAACGACGAGTACGAGCCGCAACTTCGCGAGCGGGACGACGCGGTCGAACGCGCGCTGACGCGCGCGGGCGTCAAGGTGCGTCG
This DNA window, taken from Candidatus Eisenbacteria bacterium, encodes the following:
- a CDS encoding methylated-DNA--[protein]-cysteine S-methyltransferase, which produces MTLDIATVSTPIGPITLIARDGKLVGLEFSARKDRVRWLRKRLTDHLGEFDTREHKDPAGAATRLRRYFAGDSNALDDQPVELHGTEFERSVWKQLKRIPTGRTISYRTLAERVGQPSAARAVGGANGRNPIALFVPCHRVIAADGTLGGYGGGLDRKRQLLKLEGALEPTLL
- a CDS encoding deoxyribodipyrimidine photo-lyase, with translation MRVLFWFRKDLRLDDNTGLHEAARDASGDVVPFFASEPALLGRPDIAATRVRFVLDSLADLSAAIDRTGSRLALDHGDATETVLRAAQTAHADAVYWNDEYEPQLRERDDAVERALTRAGVKVRRFHDRLLVPPGAVLTKTGTPFTVFSPFERACRALPTARPLPAAKRFATHALPVRRLATLERLGFEARSTRWPGGATEARGRL